Within the Halarcobacter mediterraneus genome, the region CAACTATGATTTGTGGTATTTTATTTTATCTAGTAGGAGTTGCAGTTTTATTATCTAATATAGAAGCTTATTCTGAAGTTTTTAAAATAGGTGAAAAAAGTTTATTTGATTGGTTGGATTTTGTTTGTTCAACTATTTTAGTTCCAATTGGAGGGATTTTAGTAGTTGTCTTTATTGGGCATTATATGGATAAAAAAGAAATAGAAAATGAACTTATTCCTGTAATGGGAGAGTTTTTAACTAAATTTTGGTTCTTTATGGTTAGATTTATAATTCCAATTGCATTAGTTATTGTTATTTTAAATGAAACAGGACTTTTTAAATTCTAATCTAAAAAAATGTACAATAACAAAAATAAAAAGCAGAGGCTAAGGCTTCTGCTTTTTTTATAAGTAAAGTAGGAATTAAAATGATAAAAACAACAAATGAAATCTCAAAAGAAGATGGATATTCAAGATATAATTTTTTTGAAATTCATCCCGATTTGGAAGCTATTATTCATAAAGATTATCAAAAATATGGAACTGATGAGTTTGATAGAAAAGAGTATTGTGAAAATATGTATAAAGAAAATTTTTATGATAAGTATGATGAAACAGTTTATAAAGAGGTTTATGACAAGTATATAAACAATGAGAAGTTTAAAGAAAAAGCAATGTTTATATATGCAATCATTGATTTTGATAAATATAAACAGTTTGTTGAGTTAAATGAGACAATAGAAAATCCTTCTGAACTAATTATTTCATATAGTATTTTAGATAATACAGGAGTAAAAGTAAATATTTATAATATTTCAATTACAGATATCTCTTTTGTATTTTAATATAAATAGTTAGAATTTCTAACTATTTATATCTTTTTCTATATCTTCTTTTCCTTCAAATTCTTTTTCATTTGCATTTTTAACTACAGTGCTTGCAATCTTAGAAGTGTTTAAAGCTACTTCTTCTGTTTTATTGGCAATTGAGGCATTTTTTTGTGTCTGCTCATCTAAAGAGTTAATTGCTTCATTTATTTGAACAATACCTGTTTGTTGTTCTTTTGAAGCATTAGAAATATCTTCTATAAGTTCTATTGTTTGAGTAATATTATTTTTTAGGTTTATATAACCATTTTGCATTTCATTTGAAATATCTTTACCTTCATTTGCTTTTAATGTTGCAGTTTCAACTAATTCTTTAATTTGTTTTGCTGCTTCAGCAGATCTAGTTGCTAAGTTTCTTACTTCTTGGGCAACTACTGCAAAACCTTTTCCTGCTTCACCAGCAGTTGCAGCTTCAACTGCAGCATTTAGTGAAAGAATATTTGTTTGGAATGCAATTTGATCAATCACTGTAATTGCTTCATTAATAGAGTTTACTTGTTCATCAATTTCACTCATAGCCTCATTTGTTTTAAGAGCTAATTTCTCACCTTCATTTGCAGAGGCAGTAACATCTGTTGTTAACTCACTCATTTGAGTTATTTTATTTGTTGTAAGTGTTATATTACTAGTAATCTCTTCTAAAGCAGCAGCTGTTTCTTCTAAAGATGCAGCAGCTTCATTTGAGTTAATATTTAAGATATTAACATTTTCTAAAAGAGAGTTAGAGCTATGATTTAAAATAAGTCCATTTTTTTTGTTTTCAATTAACATTTTAGTAATAGAAATACCTAGATTATTTACACCATTAGCAAGTTTTTCAAGGTGTTCTTTTATTCCATTAGTATCTATTTTATTTAAATAATTATACTTTGAGAACTCTTCTAATACATCTAAAATATTTTCAATGTTTTTCTCAAAATTATTACCCATTTTATTTAATACATCTTTTAATTTATTTAAAGATGGATTTGAAACATTAGTAGTAATTCTTTGACATAAATCTCCTTGTTCAAACTCACTTAATACTTCTACTGTTTCTTGAATAATAGCTCTATCTTCATCAATAGATTTTTTTGTTTTTGTAATATTTTCATTTACAACTTTTGACATAATCCCTATTTCTGATTTTGTGTTATTTTTTATAGGTTCTGTATTTTCAATTTCTCTGTTAATATATTTAAAGAAGCTCATTAAACCTTTTTGAAATTCATTTATTTCTTCACTGATAGATTTTGGTATAAATACTGATAATAAAATAATTAAAATAAGAATAACTAGTGAAATAAGTATAGTTATAGTTTTTAGGATATTATTATTTTCAGCAACTTCTGGTCCTATTGTGTCTTGTTCTTTCTTTATAGAAATTTTAATTTTTTCTGCAATCTCTGCAATCTCTGGTCCAATAGCATTAACTATATTTATATTTAAATCTCTTTTTGAAATGGCTTCACTCATCATTTTTAGATTATTCATATATAAGTTAAGAAATTTTGTAGCTTTTTCGACTTCTATTTTTTCTTTATTATTTTTAATAATTATTCTAATTGAGTTTAAGCTCTTTTTTAAATTATCAAACTCTGCATAAGCTTTTTTTATATCATCTTTATTGCTATTGACATAGTATTTTGTAGTACTAAGTCTTATAAGTAATAATGTTCTAAGAGCTTTTGCAGTTTGTAGTGAAGTATAGTTTTCTTTATTTTTATATCTATCATTCATAATTGATGTAAGCGAATCTTCAATATTATTACCGTGTGTTGCAAGTTTTGAAAAATAATCATTTTCTGATTTCATGTAAATAATTATTTCTTTAAACTTTTTATTATAATCAATGAGTTTTTTATCTAATTCTTGAATAAACTTTACTCTAGTAGGTTTTTGAATATTCTTTTTAGCTTCTTTTAATAGCTGCAATGTTTTTTGATAATAGTGTGAATATTCTTCTATGTCTTTTTTTGATGAACTATTCAAATAATCTTTAACATTCATTCTT harbors:
- a CDS encoding HAMP domain-containing methyl-accepting chemotaxis protein, which codes for MTIKNKLLISFGTIIILLSIVSVYSILGINKSSKGFTHYREMARDNILASQIQSNMLMIRMNVKDYLNSSSKKDIEEYSHYYQKTLQLLKEAKKNIQKPTRVKFIQELDKKLIDYNKKFKEIIIYMKSENDYFSKLATHGNNIEDSLTSIMNDRYKNKENYTSLQTAKALRTLLLIRLSTTKYYVNSNKDDIKKAYAEFDNLKKSLNSIRIIIKNNKEKIEVEKATKFLNLYMNNLKMMSEAISKRDLNINIVNAIGPEIAEIAEKIKISIKKEQDTIGPEVAENNNILKTITILISLVILILIILLSVFIPKSISEEINEFQKGLMSFFKYINREIENTEPIKNNTKSEIGIMSKVVNENITKTKKSIDEDRAIIQETVEVLSEFEQGDLCQRITTNVSNPSLNKLKDVLNKMGNNFEKNIENILDVLEEFSKYNYLNKIDTNGIKEHLEKLANGVNNLGISITKMLIENKKNGLILNHSSNSLLENVNILNINSNEAAASLEETAAALEEITSNITLTTNKITQMSELTTDVTASANEGEKLALKTNEAMSEIDEQVNSINEAITVIDQIAFQTNILSLNAAVEAATAGEAGKGFAVVAQEVRNLATRSAEAAKQIKELVETATLKANEGKDISNEMQNGYINLKNNITQTIELIEDISNASKEQQTGIVQINEAINSLDEQTQKNASIANKTEEVALNTSKIASTVVKNANEKEFEGKEDIEKDINS